The Silene latifolia isolate original U9 population chromosome 4, ASM4854445v1, whole genome shotgun sequence region CGCAGAATGGGGTACGATACACGAAGACGCTAGTGTTCGTCATTTACCTGCATTCCAATCTGACCATTGTCCACTCTTGATAGCTCCAAATGGGTTTGCTCCTCTTAATTCGGTCCAAAAATCATTTCGCTTTCAGGCCGCGTGGATGACTCATGAACTCTTCTCGACATTTATTGCAGAAAAATGGCCTGATCAAGGCTCCTTCCCCACTCGTCTTGACGAATTGTCGAAGTCCCTTCGAGAGTGGAATAAAAATGTCTTTGGCAATATTTTTTGTCAAAAGAAATCTCTATTAGCTCGTATTGAAGGTTGCCAAAAGAAACTTGCTACCACTAGAGAGAAATGACTTATTGCCCTTGAATCTACTCTTCGTAAAGAACTTGACGACATTCTTGAAAGAGAAGAAATTTAATTGTATCAAAAATCCCGAGTTGAATTTATTACTCACGGGGATCGGAATACTTCTTATTTTCATATTAGTACTTTGGCTAGACGTTGGCAAAATAAAATTTCAGCCCTTCGGAATGATTCTGGGGAGTGGACGAGGGACTCGTCTGAAGTAAAGAACTTGGTCATTAATTATTTTAAGACCTTGTACACCGAAGACATGCCTTACGACACCGAAGCGGATATTCCAAACGACCTATTTCAAGAATATACCAACAAGGATTATGGTTGAATAAACCATTAATTATCGCTGAAATTGAACATGTTATTCATATCATGGGCTCTCTAAAGGCTCTGGGTCCAGACGGTTTTCAAGCTCTATTTTATCAGAAACATTGGCTTATTGTTGAATCGTCTTTATGTTCCATTGTTATTAACGCACTTGAGGGAAAAGGTCTTCCAGTGGGGTTAAATGATACACACATTGTACTCATTCCCAAGGTTATAGGACCTGAACTAGTGTCGCAATTTCGTCCCATAAGTGTTTGCAACGTCGCATATAAGATCGTAAGTAAAGTGTTGGCCAATCGTATAAAGAAGGTGCTCCCCTTTCTTATCTCGGAAACTCAAAGTGGATTCGTTCCAGGTAGACAAATTACGGATAATATTGTTATTTTCCAAGAAGTAAATCATACTCTGAGACAGAAAAAAGGCAAGACACCTTTCATGGCTATTAAGATCGACCTCGAAAAAGCATACGACCGTCTTCGTTGGACATTTATACATGATACCCTAGCTGATATGAATATCCCGATTCTACTTCGTGATACAATTATGGAGTGTGTTACATCACCTAGAATGCAAGTATTATGGAATGGAGAGCCGACTGAGCAATTTCAACCTTCTCGTGGAGTTAGACAAGGAGACCCATTATCGTCTTATTTGTTTATAATATGTTTAGAGAAGCTTCAACAAGCCATTGACGTGGAGTTTAGCGGGTAATTGGCGTCCTATATCGATATGTCGCAATGGTCCTgctattaataatttattttttgCTGATGACATGGTCTTATTTGGAGAAGCGACGGTTGAACAAGCCTTAACTATCAAAAGAGTACTCGACAATTTTTATCGCGCATCAGGTGAAAAAGTTAGCATGTCAAAATCCCgggtttttttttctaaaataacaCGCCTCTAATTACCAGAAATTCCGTGAGTAATGCCCTTGTATTTGAGGAAACAACAGACTTGGGTATTTATCTTGGTGTTCCTACTGTTAATGGTCGAGTTACCCGAAGCACATATGCTCATCTTGAAGAAAATAATTAATAAACGGCTTTCGGGATGGTCTACCAAACGTCTCTCCCTTGCTTGGAGAGCTACCTTATTGCAATCTACCATCTCGACCCTTGCCAACTACACGATGCAATCAGCTAAAATTCCATGAACGGTCTGTGATTCAATTGATAGAAAATCGAGATGATTTCTATGGGGTGGTAATGATCTTAAGAAACCGGTCCATTTAATTTCTTGGGAGACCATTCAATGCCCAAAAGCATCAGGCGGTCTTGGTATTACTTCAGCCAAACAATCAAATGCAGCCTTCTTAACAAAGCCTGGGTTTCGAGTTCTCTCTGAGCACACTAAACTTTGGGCTCGTGTCCTTCGATTCAAATATTGTAGCGGTCGTTGTGACGTAGACATGTTCCAACCCAAAAGTAATATGTCCAATGTGTGGGCCGGAATTACATCTCAAGTTCGTGTTATTTCTAAGGGAACGACCATGGCTATTGGTAATGGTAGACATATGCTATTTTGGGACCATACTTGGGTAGATGATGAGTGTCTATCCGATAAGGCCATCGTCCCAATCCCGACTGACATTCTAGGTGCAACAATTAGTGAAATGTTGAATGAAGCTACTGGGTGGAAATGGGATTTATTTGCAAATTATCTCCCTCAAATCAAGCTACAAAAAATAGGGGGTTTTTCGCTTAGTACGGACTCGGACCTCGAAGATACAGTTTTTTGGAAAGGTACAACTTCAGGTCATTTCTCCATTAAATCTGCTCTTGCAATTATTAAAGCCCCGGACTTATTTAATGAACCCGAATCACCTATGTGGAGAGTTATATGGCGTCATCCGGTCCAGCAACATATTCGAATGTTTCTATGGCTAGCAACTCATGGACGGTTAATGCATAACTTAAATCGCGTTCGTCGCGGAATGGGAGATGATTCAATCTGCCCAAGGTGTCACAGTGAAGAGGAAACGTCCGATCACCTCCTCCGCTTGTGCCCAGTATCACGCAACATTTGGAGCCAAGTTAGTAATTTGGCCTCCCACAATTATTTTTATACCTCGTCTTACATAAATTGGCTGCTTAATAATGCGAGTACTAGTATACCAAATGCGTCAAATGATTGGTCGATGCAGTTCGCTATTACTTGTTGGTGGATTTGAAGATGGCGAAATAATGTTGTTTTTGGCCATGACGAAGACAACCCCATCGATCCTCAAGCTTTTCTATTTCAACAATTTGACTCCTCCAAATCAGCCTTCGATCGGTATTCTCTATTCATCCCTCAACCCGGATTAAGTAGACAAGAAGTGCTTATTAAGTGGCATCCTACACCTCATGGATGGACTCTTCTAAACACCGACGGCGCTTCCAAAGGCAACCCAGGTCCGGCAGGAAGTGGGCGCTTATTTCGGGATGAAACAGGTAATTTTATCGATGCTTTCTATTTTTCCAGCGGGTATTGTACATCGATGCAAGCTGAGTTATTGGCACTAGAATCGGGATTGGAAAGAGCTCAGATTTTACATATTGACAAGCTTCTTATTCATATGGATAATTCCCCCTGCATTAAACTCATTCATGAAGAGCAACTAGTGAGTAATAATTTGCGCTCTCTAGTTAAAAAGTGCAAGGACCTAATCTTCGATAATAGCTGGAAAGTGGAGCTAGAGCATTGCTATAGAGAAGCAAATAGAGCGGCATATTGGCTTGCTAATCAAGGAGTAGAGTCGGGTACTACTAAATCTTTTGTTCAGTTTCCAAATGTTGCTCTTCATACCATTATGCGCGAGGACATTCTTGGGGTACCTATTCCCCGTGTAATAGCTAATTAGTTGTCGGGGCTTGCCCCTCATttgcaccaaaaaaaaattaatgtatCTATAgtatttttaatgttttaaatAAACACACTAACAAAGCTCACATAGACCCATCATCATTTTTGTTTCGCATTAATTTTGGAATTAATTAGAATCAATTCTGGCAACTCTATCACCCTGCCTTACCCGACGTGGGGCACACCACCAACAATAATTCGAGAATGCCCTAACTAGAAGCTAGCACATGTACAGCCGTCGTCAATGTCGGGCACGGTGGTCGGACAAGTGAAGATGAAAAAGATAAAGAGAAGAGAAGAAAGAGACTCACATATCGATTAAATATACAGCGCAAATATATCACCAACGACGGCGCCGGTGGAACCTCATTGGTCGACGACTAGGCCAGATGACGGCGCAACTCCGGTGAGCAACCATTCTTAATCAAACAAGGCTCACAAAGTCAACCCATATATCGAATTGAGATACCAATGGCTCAAAGCCCACCTTATTCTGAGCCATCCATTGTCGTCATCTCCGTGGTCTGCGAAATAGGCGGCGACGGGTAGGATGGTGGATATAGGGTGGTCAAGGAGGTGGTACTCGAAATCGAAGGAAGGAGAATCGAGATTCGAGGTTCATGAAACAGAAATGTCGAGATTGGTGATCTTTGAATGGTGTCGCGGTGAATTACGGGATTTATTCCGACGGTTCTCCGACGGCGGCAGCAGGCAATAAGTGATGGTGGATGGGAATAACAAATGGGGTAGGTGTGCTGAGTGAAAACAAAAGGGGAAATCGATTGTTTTGGGTTTGTTTTAAAGAAATCTGGGCCTTTTATATTGGTATAATCCTATGGTTGGTGAtcgttctctctctctctctctctctctctctctatatatatatatatatatatatatatatatatatatatatatatatatatatatatatatatatatatatatatatatatatatatatatatatatatatatacacacacattaTCTTTTATTCACAATACATAGATTGTAATACAACTTTATACTCAATAAAATTCTTCTTATTTACCTGTTGTGTTGAGAGATATTATCTCCATTTGTTCACAAAGCTTGAGACCCATAAGTCTTCCATTAATGGAGTTTGATTGAATTCACAGAATTCATCATGCCTATCGATAGCCAGTTTTCAATCCTCAGTTGATTCGTTGAAATCTGCACAATTCCGCTGCAAATAAAATTTAGTCAAAATTAATTGTTTCCTTTCATTTTTCCGATCAAAATCATAGAATTCACAAAAtcataaaataaatctcataatctgtcattttttttattaatcgtTCTTTTTCGAGCTAATTGATCAACATTTTACAATCTCTTCATCAATTTCTACACAATTTGATAATCATGTCTGATTCTGTATACACGTTTGTGTATAAAGATCCTTTGCACTTAACTAATGCCGATCAAGCTTTACTTCAGATTACTCCGCAGATTTTCGCTGGAAAGTCGTTCTTACACTGTTCTCATAACATTTGTATTGCGCTGATCACAAAGAACAAACTAGGGTTCATCAATGGAAGTTTCCCTAAACCTGCTAAAAATCATGCTAATTACAGTGACTGGATCCGCACTGATTATACAGTAATACGATGGATTCAACATTCTCTCTCTGATCCAATTGTTGCTGGTCTTTCTTATATCACTTCCAGCAAACACCTGTGGGATGATCTTAATGAAAGGTACAATTAGTCTAATGCTCCATTTTTATACCAGCTTCGCAAAGATGTCATAAATATTGCTCAAGGTGATGCTTGTGTTGCTGAGTATTATGCTAAATTTCGCTCAATTTGGGAGGATATGCGTGCCTTAGATCCACTGCCTCAATCTAATGCACCAGCTCAATTCTTAAGAAAGTTGTTGACAGGTTAGATGCCCACAACCTAATTGATTTTTTTATGGGCCTAAACAAGAAGTTAATCAAGCATTTGCTAAAGTGCATCAAGCAAAGGTTCAACAAAGCATTACAGAGGAGGCATCTTCTTCAGTGCAGCCAGAAATTGCTCTCAATGCTACAACAGTTCACCCTCGGTCTCATAATTTTTCAGGAGGATCAAATGTATGGCAACGTGACTCTAAGAGGCCCAACAATGAGCATCATGATGCTTACTACTGCACTCATTGCAATAAGGGAGGCCATTCTCATAAATTCTGTTGGTCAGCAAACAAGCATTTGAAGCCAAAGCATGCTGCCCCTCGAGGAAAATATGCTCCTAATTCTGCTGGTGGGGGAAACAGAAGGATGGCAGCTAATATTAAGGAAGCTCCTGGTGATTATGTTGATGATGACCGCACCTACCTCTACAGCACATGTTACCACAATATCTAATGTTGTTGCACCTGATCCTGCATTTGTGTATGTTGTGGCTAAAGAACTTTTCAAGATGCAATCCACTAATTCATCTAATGGACTGAGCTTTGCAGGTATGCTTCTGGAATACGGCTTCACCAGCAACTCTATGATCAACATAGTATCCtcaacaagaaaaaaaaatagtttaTTTTATAAACTTGACGAGATTTCATTTCAAAATTAATTGACCGTTTATGATTTATGATATACTCCTCATTATTAGGGTTTTTCTTCATAATATCTTCATGTTCTTTTGAATTCTACATGATATcctttattttaaataaataaataaaaacatcaCTGAATCCCAGGTCACAAATTTGCAATAGTCGAGTTCTAAAATAGTGAAATTttgtaaagaaataaaatatgtttaagataaataaatgatatcTATAGTACTAATGGTTCATAAAATTATTGCCAAAAAATAATTCGGAAGTGCATAAATGTTTACTCAAAAGGACGACAACTTAAAAAAATTTAGATTATTTTATAAAGTTTAAGGGTACAATAACGGTTTTAGACATTGAGAGGTACCACGTGAAGTTTAAAAAAATAGTAGGGTAGTAGAAAAACCGTGGTACCCCCTTTTTAGTAaataaacgtctctaataactcTGAACTAAGTGAATAGTTTTTAAAAATTTGAGGCGGGTTAGATTGGGTTCGGGTCATTTCAGTTCAACTAGTATCAAATTATTTATGGATAATAATCAGTTTGGAATAATAAAAATTCGGGTCATGTTCAGGTCTTGTGTTCGGGTGTCGGATTGGGTCAATTTTGCCAGGTCTATGCGTATATATTAGAGCATTTAGGATACTATAAATTATTGTGTAAgacaattttatacaaaaattttGTGTAAGAGATCTTTTAATAAATTATCTATACAGTATAATTAAAAGACAATTTCCATACACCAACCAATAGGACGGTTACACGTGTCAACCCAAGTAAAACTAGGTGAGTTAGTTTAGggttaattatgtaatttaacaTGTTAGGTTAACTAGTTAACTACATGTAGTTAAGTTTATTTTTGGAATTCTTTTAATTTGTTCTGATtttcgttaatttcattaattattttcattaatataattaaatctATTAACCTGGTTTTttgagcctaaatgaatcaatcaAAATCGATGATgaatgaaccctaattatttcgtGTAATTTTTTTCCCCTAattaaatcgtcataaatcctaATTGATGCAATTGTGT contains the following coding sequences:
- the LOC141651287 gene encoding uncharacterized protein LOC141651287, which encodes MSDSVYTFVYKDPLHLTNADQALLQITPQIFAGKSFLHCSHNICIALITKNKLGFINGSFPKPAKNHANYSDWIRTDYTLRKDVINIAQGDACVAEYYAKFRSIWEDMRALDPLPQSNAPAQFLRKLLTEVNQAFAKVHQAKVQQSITEEASSSVQPEIALNATTVHPRSHNFSGGSNVWQRDSKRPNNEHHDAYYCTHCNKGGHSHKFCWSANKHLKPKHAAPRGKYAPNSAGGGNRRMAANIKEAPGDYVDDDRTYLYSTCYHNI